The uncultured Cohaesibacter sp. genomic sequence CCAGCAGAGCCTGACGGTCTGCGACCGGGATCTGGTAGTAGTCGGGATGAATCTCGCTGAAAGCGAGGAAGCCATGGCGGTTGCCGCCGTAATCCACAAATGCTGCCTGCAGGGACGGTTCGACCCTGGTGACCTTTGCTAGATAGATATTGCCACGCAGCTGTTTGCGATTGGCGGACTCAAAGTCGAATTCCTCGACCCGATTGCCGCGTACGACAACAACCCGGGTCTCTTCCGGATGCGTCGCATCGACGAGCATTTGATTTGCCATTGGAAATTTTCTCCACGGAAAGGCGCGCCGACAACCGTTCTGGCCGATGTTTTCGACACTCGGCAGGTTCGCGCTTCTCCGCTTTTATCTGGTGACAACCCAGCCTCCATCTGTGGACGGATATGCAAACGATCGATAATCAGGGCTTGCAGCAGCGCTGCGAAGCGAACTCTGATCCTCATAATCGTCTTTGCGCACATCACTCGGCGGGGTCCTCATGTTACTAAACTGGTACCCGGCGAATGCCAAAACGCGGCATTCGGGGTGGGGGTTCTATGTGGCCGGCAGCATTCGGGCCTGACTTGTGGCCCCTAGGCTGTGGCGAAAAATCATCATTTCAGAATAACACACTGATATTCCGAGGCTGTTTGCTTAAAGCTTGGCATGTCTAATGCGTCGGCGCTCCCATTCGTCGCGATCATCAAAGAGACGTCGAAACGGGTGCGGTTGCCGTGGATTTGTCCTGATTTGCGACCATAGATTTCAGTCGGTCAAAATTACAAATCGTCGAATCAGATCATTGCTTTGCAACAATAGCCCACTCGCCTTTTTAGGGTTCCTTGTCAGAATATGCAAGTGCGACGCATGAACTGTGTCGCAATTGGCACAATCGAATGCAGGTTACCCTGTACGAAAGCTATCGCGGATGTAAGTGTTAGGTGAATTCTGTCAAGATGGGGTTAACCTCATCGCCATTATGGTTTAGCAAAGCTTTCCATTGGGTACAGAGATGTCTTTCACATGAGCGGATCCTTGAGACGAAAAGCTCGAACCATAGCAATCCTTGTCGCGTTGCACTCCCAGGCCAAGGCCATTGCGGGAGCGCTGGTGGCGTATGCTTCTCATTTAAGAGGAGCTGGTGCGATGCTGGCTGGGCTGATGCTGTGCGCCACTGTTCTCATGTCCAGCCATCCACTTCATGCCCAAGAGGCTTCTTCGGAGGCTGTGGCGGTCAGCGCCGTTCGCACCACCGGCACCGAGGCGCTGTCGCGCTTCGTGATCGATGTGAGCGCACCGGTTGGCTTCACTGTCTTTGCCCTTGATGAGCCCTATCGGCTGGTGATCGATCTTCCGGGCATGGATTTCGCGGTCGAACATGGCATGGGGCAGGTGGAACGCGGTCTGGTCAAGAATTTCCGGTTCGGCAATTTCAGCGGGTCGCGATCGCGTATTGTTCTGGATCTTGCCAAGCCCGTGCGGATCGTCAAGGCTCAGACCTTTCCGTCCGTCGATGACATTCCTGCCAAGATCCTTCTCGAACTCGAGGCTGTTGATCGCAGCATCTTCGAGGAAGAGACCATGAAGGAAGTGATGCGGATCAGCGGTGATGAACCCGTGCAGTCAGATCGCGTGGCGGTCGCTGCCAGCACGAGTGTGACCGAGGAAGAGGTTCAAGAGGATCCACGGCCTCTCGTTGTGCTGGATCCGGGGCATGGCGGCATCGACGCCGGTGCAACGTCGTCTCAGGGGCTCAAGGAGAGCAAGCTGGTTCTTTCCTTTGCCAAGGCACTGAAAAAGCGTCTTGAAAAGGATGGCCATGTGCGGGTTGCCATGACGCGGGACACGGATGTCTTCATTTCCCTGTCAAAGCGGGTTGCCATAGCAAGAAAGCTGAATGCGGATCTGTTCGTCTCTATTCATGCGGACACGGTGCGTCAGAGCTATGTTCGGGGAGCCACTGTCTATACGCTTTCGGACAAGGCGTCCGATGCAGTGGCAGCGCGGCTTGCCCAGCAGGAGAACAAGTCCGATCTTCTCGCAGGGTTGGAGATCGAGCAGGATGACGATGTGGTCGCTGATATCCTCATCGATCTGACCCGCCGGGAGACATCCAA encodes the following:
- a CDS encoding N-acetylmuramoyl-L-alanine amidase gives rise to the protein MLAGLMLCATVLMSSHPLHAQEASSEAVAVSAVRTTGTEALSRFVIDVSAPVGFTVFALDEPYRLVIDLPGMDFAVEHGMGQVERGLVKNFRFGNFSGSRSRIVLDLAKPVRIVKAQTFPSVDDIPAKILLELEAVDRSIFEEETMKEVMRISGDEPVQSDRVAVAASTSVTEEEVQEDPRPLVVLDPGHGGIDAGATSSQGLKESKLVLSFAKALKKRLEKDGHVRVAMTRDTDVFISLSKRVAIARKLNADLFVSIHADTVRQSYVRGATVYTLSDKASDAVAARLAQQENKSDLLAGLEIEQDDDVVADILIDLTRRETSNYSALYSRTLVGALKSSIQLSKTPERSAGFKVLKAPDIPSVLVELGYLSNSKDTSALASEAWQSKAIESISKSMQTFFLRRSTRSSGLIAPDAG
- a CDS encoding S1 RNA-binding domain-containing protein — encoded protein: MANQMLVDATHPEETRVVVVRGNRVEEFDFESANRKQLRGNIYLAKVTRVEPSLQAAFVDYGGNRHGFLAFSEIHPDYYQIPVADRQALL